Proteins encoded within one genomic window of Pyxicephalus adspersus unplaced genomic scaffold, UCB_Pads_2.0 Sca729, whole genome shotgun sequence:
- the CRH gene encoding corticoliberin, translating to MKFQVLVCTGILLVALLPCHECRAFSKSSASSNGAPPPLLAEYHPFLLRMGEEYFLRLGNLHKYPLSSLGGGRVGDVSSSNIVRAVQQLQPQQWSGQQELRVGIADGADSPFNTQEEPTERGKRGEEPPISLDLTFHLLREVLEMARAEQIAQQAHSNRKLMDVIGK from the coding sequence ATGAAGTTCCAAGTCTTGGTGTGTACGGGGATCCTCCTGGTGGCTCTTCTCCCTTGTCATGAGTGCAGAGCTTTCAGCAAATCCTCAGCCTCTTCTAATGGGGCCCCTCCGCCTCTCTTAGCAGAATACCATCCTTTTCTGCTCCGCATGGGAGAAGAATACTTCCTCCGCCTGGGCAATCTCCACAAGTACCCTCTGAGCTCCCTTGGAGGCGGTCGGGTCGGGGACGTCTCGTCCAGTAACATTGTGCGGGCCGTTCAGCAGCTGCAGCCCCAGCAGTGGAGCGGCCAGCAGGAGCTGAGAGTTGGCATCGCAGATGGAGCGGATTCCCCCTTCAACACCCAGGAGGAACCTACAGAAAGAGGAAAACGTGGCGAGGAGCCCCCGATCTCCCTGGATCTCACTTTCCATCTGCTCCGGGAAGTGTTAGAAATGGCCAGAGCCGAGCAGATAGCCCAGCAAGCCCACAGCAATAGGAAACTGATGGACGTCATTGGGAAATAA